A genomic stretch from Falco naumanni isolate bFalNau1 chromosome 4, bFalNau1.pat, whole genome shotgun sequence includes:
- the ZNF414 gene encoding zinc finger protein 414 isoform X2, protein MKTEKDEAVPTFSLRGKYTGEGAGCNEAALPSGPVPVAGSGGTPAQDLRPLKRRPVPGKHYQCSSYGCKLAFPSMQELMDHLKVHYRPTQSLEGKTFQCPTLGCTETFPSMQDLMAHMKVHYKPNRYFKCENCMLRFRTHRSLFKHLHVCSDSASSPAPPPKTDKPVLPATSALEKEPPAKPPEGLPKLPSVIRPLEKEAILPGADTASAAPAALPTSLPELPGSLEALPLVSPAPHPFPLLEPSLFGPSSLTRFSGPPPSSVPGPFLSYVHPSPYSLPQPPAQHRLRPYVPGHGPPISNAVWKKSQGHSSNSRIVWEHTRGRYTCMQCPYSTASREEMTLHIEDHRKNPPTPGRLDAEMDFGVGLASFHAKLTPEMENSLYSQL, encoded by the exons ATGAAGACGGAGAAGGACGAAGCTGTGCCCACCTTCTCCCTGCGGGGTAAATACACCGGAGAGGGGGCAG GTTGCAACgaagcagctctgcccagcgGCCCAGTGCCGGTGGCAGGGAGCGGAGGGACCCCAGCCCAGGACCTGCGGCCGCTGAAGCGCAGACCTGTCCCAG GGAAGCACTACCAGTGCTCAAGCTATGGCTGCAAACTGGCCTTCCCCAGCATGCAGGAGCTGATGGACCACCTGAAGGTCCACTACAGACCCACGCAGTCCCTTGAGG GCAAAACCTTCCAGTGCCCGACGCTGGGCTGCACAGAGACCTTCCCCAGCATGCAGGACCTCATGGCCCACATGAAGGTGCACTACAAGCCAAACCGCTACTTCAA GTGTGAGAACTGCATGCTGCGCTTCCGAACGCACCGCTCCCTCTTCAAGCACTTGCACGTCTGCTCCGACAGCGCCAgcagccccgcgccgccccccaAAACCGACAAGCCCGTCCTGCCTGCTACCTCTGCCCTGGAGAAGGAGCCCCCGGCCAAGCCACCCGAGGGGCTTCCCAAACTCCCGAGCGTTATCCGGCCCCTGGAGAAAGAAGCCATCCTCCCCGGCGCAGACACTGCCTCGGCAGCCCCCGCTGcgctccccaccagcctccccGAGCTGCCCGGCTCGCTGGAGGCGCTGCCGTTGGTCTCGCCggccccccaccccttcccgctgctggagcccagccttTTCGGGCCATCATCCTTGACTCGGTTCTCGGGGCCACCCCCCTCCTCGGTGCCGGGGCCGTTCCTGTCCTACGTGCACCCTTCGCCCTACAGCTTGCCCCAGCCCCCGGCGCAGCATCGCCTCCGGCCCTACGTGCCGGGCCACGGCCCCCCCATCTCCAACGCCGTCTGGAAGAAAAGCCAAG GGCACTCCTCCAACAGCCGCATCGTGTGGGAACACACGCGGGGCCGCTACACCTGCATGCAGTGCCCCTACTCCACTGCCTCGCGGGAGGAGATGACCCTGCACATCGAGGACCACCGCAAGAACCCCCCGACCCCCGGGCGCCTGGATGCAGAGATGG aTTTCGGGGTGGGCCTCGCCTCCTTCCACGCCAAGCTGACGCCGGAGATGGAGAACTCCCTGTACTCCCAGCTCTGA
- the ZNF414 gene encoding zinc finger protein 414 isoform X1 encodes MKTEKDEAVPTFSLRGKYTGEGAGCNEAALPSGPVPVAGSGGTPAQDLRPLKRRPVPGKHYQCSSYGCKLAFPSMQELMDHLKVHYRPTQSLEGKTFQCPTLGCTETFPSMQDLMAHMKVHYKPNRYFKCENCMLRFRTHRSLFKHLHVCSDSASSPAPPPKTDKPVLPATSALEKEPPAKPPEGLPKLPSVIRPLEKEAILPGADTASAAPAALPTSLPELPGSLEALPLVSPAPHPFPLLEPSLFGPSSLTRFSGPPPSSVPGPFLSYVHPSPYSLPQPPAQHRLRPYVPGHGPPISNAVWKKSQGVSVSPLLPCFGSGVTPGHSSNSRIVWEHTRGRYTCMQCPYSTASREEMTLHIEDHRKNPPTPGRLDAEMDFGVGLASFHAKLTPEMENSLYSQL; translated from the exons ATGAAGACGGAGAAGGACGAAGCTGTGCCCACCTTCTCCCTGCGGGGTAAATACACCGGAGAGGGGGCAG GTTGCAACgaagcagctctgcccagcgGCCCAGTGCCGGTGGCAGGGAGCGGAGGGACCCCAGCCCAGGACCTGCGGCCGCTGAAGCGCAGACCTGTCCCAG GGAAGCACTACCAGTGCTCAAGCTATGGCTGCAAACTGGCCTTCCCCAGCATGCAGGAGCTGATGGACCACCTGAAGGTCCACTACAGACCCACGCAGTCCCTTGAGG GCAAAACCTTCCAGTGCCCGACGCTGGGCTGCACAGAGACCTTCCCCAGCATGCAGGACCTCATGGCCCACATGAAGGTGCACTACAAGCCAAACCGCTACTTCAA GTGTGAGAACTGCATGCTGCGCTTCCGAACGCACCGCTCCCTCTTCAAGCACTTGCACGTCTGCTCCGACAGCGCCAgcagccccgcgccgccccccaAAACCGACAAGCCCGTCCTGCCTGCTACCTCTGCCCTGGAGAAGGAGCCCCCGGCCAAGCCACCCGAGGGGCTTCCCAAACTCCCGAGCGTTATCCGGCCCCTGGAGAAAGAAGCCATCCTCCCCGGCGCAGACACTGCCTCGGCAGCCCCCGCTGcgctccccaccagcctccccGAGCTGCCCGGCTCGCTGGAGGCGCTGCCGTTGGTCTCGCCggccccccaccccttcccgctgctggagcccagccttTTCGGGCCATCATCCTTGACTCGGTTCTCGGGGCCACCCCCCTCCTCGGTGCCGGGGCCGTTCCTGTCCTACGTGCACCCTTCGCCCTACAGCTTGCCCCAGCCCCCGGCGCAGCATCGCCTCCGGCCCTACGTGCCGGGCCACGGCCCCCCCATCTCCAACGCCGTCTGGAAGAAAAGCCAAG GTGTGAGTGTCAGCCCACTCCTCCCATGCTTTGGCTCAGGAGTGACTCCAG GGCACTCCTCCAACAGCCGCATCGTGTGGGAACACACGCGGGGCCGCTACACCTGCATGCAGTGCCCCTACTCCACTGCCTCGCGGGAGGAGATGACCCTGCACATCGAGGACCACCGCAAGAACCCCCCGACCCCCGGGCGCCTGGATGCAGAGATGG aTTTCGGGGTGGGCCTCGCCTCCTTCCACGCCAAGCTGACGCCGGAGATGGAGAACTCCCTGTACTCCCAGCTCTGA